The following proteins are encoded in a genomic region of Micromonospora olivasterospora:
- a CDS encoding pyrimidine reductase family protein, which produces MSVTTPISRLWPAPSAAPLDDTELAALYGRTDRPRLRVNFVTSVDGAVALDGYSAGLSGEPDKRVFGLLRMLCDGLVVAAGTLRHEGYRAVRLSEPRRAWRRAQGLAEYPILVVVSGSLDLDPAQAAFADAPVRPVVLTSAAAEAPPGLTEVAELVRCGADRVDLAAGLAELRRRGLGQLLCEGGPHLFGALTAADLVDEVCLTVSPLLAGAGPGRITAGAASAPRHLPLRHVLAAADGTLMLRYARDRPGDAAHPAAH; this is translated from the coding sequence ATGAGCGTCACGACGCCGATTTCCCGGCTCTGGCCGGCCCCGTCCGCCGCGCCCCTCGACGACACCGAGCTGGCGGCGCTGTACGGCCGCACGGATCGTCCCCGGCTGCGGGTCAACTTCGTGACCAGCGTCGACGGCGCGGTCGCCCTGGACGGCTACTCCGCCGGGCTGTCGGGCGAGCCCGACAAACGGGTGTTCGGCCTGCTACGGATGCTCTGCGACGGCCTCGTCGTGGCCGCCGGCACGCTGCGCCACGAGGGCTACCGGGCCGTACGGCTCAGCGAGCCGCGCCGCGCCTGGCGGCGCGCGCAGGGGCTGGCGGAGTACCCGATCCTGGTCGTGGTCTCCGGCTCCCTGGACCTGGACCCGGCCCAGGCCGCCTTCGCGGACGCGCCGGTGCGGCCGGTCGTGCTCACCTCCGCCGCCGCCGAGGCGCCGCCCGGCCTGACGGAGGTCGCCGAGCTGGTGCGCTGCGGCGCCGACCGGGTGGACCTGGCGGCCGGGCTCGCCGAGCTGCGCCGGCGCGGCCTCGGGCAACTGCTCTGCGAGGGCGGGCCGCACCTGTTCGGCGCGCTCACCGCCGCCGACCTGGTCGACGAGGTCTGCCTGACGGTGTCGCCGCTGCTCGCCGGCGCCGGGCCCGGCCGGATCACCGCCGGAGCCGCCAGCGCCCCCCGCCACCTGCCGCTGCGGCACGTCCTGGCCGCCGCCGACGGCACGCTCATGCTCCGGTACGCCCGCGACCGACCCGGCGACGCTGCGCATCCGGCCGCACACTGA
- a CDS encoding plasmid pRiA4b ORF-3 family protein, whose amino-acid sequence MPRQIYQVKMSLSGVRPPVWRRVLVPGGYTLDRLHRVVQHAMGWRDCHLHSFEIDGRQYGAPDPDGELALRDELDVRLDAVLGKGSRFQYVYDFGDWWEHDLVVEDVFAADPDDRYPTCLAGERSCPPEGIGGPPGHQVLLAALADPAHPEHRSMRDWVGDRYDPEVFDPGRAATLLRHLC is encoded by the coding sequence ATGCCGCGTCAGATCTACCAGGTGAAGATGTCCCTCAGCGGGGTCCGCCCGCCGGTCTGGCGGCGGGTGCTCGTCCCCGGCGGATACACGCTCGACCGGCTGCACCGCGTGGTGCAGCACGCCATGGGCTGGCGGGACTGCCACCTGCACTCGTTCGAGATCGACGGCAGGCAGTACGGCGCTCCCGACCCCGACGGGGAGTTGGCCCTGCGCGACGAGCTGGACGTCCGGCTCGACGCGGTGCTCGGCAAGGGCAGCCGGTTCCAGTACGTCTACGACTTCGGCGACTGGTGGGAGCACGACCTCGTGGTCGAGGACGTCTTCGCGGCGGACCCGGACGACCGGTACCCGACCTGTCTGGCGGGGGAGCGTTCCTGCCCGCCCGAGGGCATCGGCGGCCCGCCCGGGCACCAGGTGCTGCTGGCCGCGCTGGCCGACCCGGCCCACCCGGAGCACCGCTCCATGCGCGACTGGGTGGGCGACCGGTACGACCCGGAGGTCTTCGACCCGGGCCGTGCCGCCACCCTCCTGCGTCACCTCTGCTAG
- a CDS encoding LacI family DNA-binding transcriptional regulator has protein sequence MTTQRTRSLGRPTLDAVAARAGVGRGTVSRVVNGSPQVSPEARAAVQRAIAELGYVPNRAARALVTQRTDSVALVVSEPGDRVFAEPFFAAVVRGISSALLETPMQLWLAMAQSPVQRERVEHHLTSQHVDGVLLLSLHDADPLPALLEERGLPTVLGGRPARMLQPGAQPAYFVDVDNVGGARNATRYLFDRGRRRVATIAGTQDVGPGLARLTGYREAVEATGVGLDPNLIAYGDFSEESGAACMRHLLETSPDLDAVFVASDLMAFGALRTLRGAGRRVPEDVAVVGFDDAPVARQAEPPLTTVFQPIEEMGRQMVQLLVARIRGDELPAPCVLLDTRLVPRAST, from the coding sequence ATGACGACGCAGCGCACCCGGTCGCTCGGGCGTCCGACCCTCGACGCGGTCGCCGCCCGCGCCGGGGTCGGCCGCGGCACGGTCTCCCGGGTGGTCAACGGGTCGCCGCAGGTGAGCCCCGAGGCCCGGGCCGCGGTGCAGCGGGCCATCGCGGAGCTGGGGTACGTGCCGAACCGGGCGGCCCGGGCGCTGGTCACCCAGCGGACCGACTCGGTGGCGCTGGTCGTCTCCGAGCCCGGGGACCGGGTCTTCGCGGAGCCGTTCTTCGCCGCGGTCGTCCGGGGCATCAGCTCGGCGCTGCTGGAGACGCCGATGCAGCTCTGGCTGGCCATGGCGCAGTCCCCCGTGCAGCGGGAGCGGGTCGAGCACCACCTGACCAGCCAGCACGTCGACGGCGTGCTGCTGTTGTCGCTGCACGACGCCGACCCGCTGCCCGCCCTGCTGGAGGAGCGCGGGCTGCCGACCGTACTCGGCGGCCGGCCGGCCCGGATGCTCCAGCCGGGCGCGCAGCCGGCGTACTTCGTGGACGTGGACAACGTCGGCGGCGCCCGGAACGCGACGCGGTACCTGTTCGACCGGGGCCGGCGGCGGGTCGCCACCATCGCCGGCACCCAGGACGTGGGCCCCGGGCTGGCACGGTTGACCGGCTACCGGGAGGCCGTCGAGGCCACGGGGGTGGGGCTCGACCCGAACCTGATCGCGTACGGCGACTTCAGCGAGGAGAGCGGGGCGGCCTGCATGCGCCACCTGCTGGAGACCAGTCCCGACCTCGACGCGGTCTTCGTCGCCTCCGACCTGATGGCGTTCGGCGCACTGCGTACGCTGCGCGGGGCCGGCCGGCGGGTGCCCGAGGACGTCGCGGTGGTCGGCTTCGACGACGCGCCGGTGGCCCGGCAGGCCGAGCCGCCGCTGACCACCGTCTTCCAGCCGATCGAGGAGATGGGCCGGCAGATGGTCCAGCTGCTCGTCGCCCGCATCCGCGGCGACGAGCTGCCCGCTCCGTGCGTCCTGCTGGACACCCGCCTGGTGCCCCGCGCCTCCACCTGA